From Eleftheria terrae, the proteins below share one genomic window:
- the rocF gene encoding arginase gives MPIPVSLIGAPTDVGAGARGVSMGPEALRVAGLQTMLESMECPVFDRGNLNGPPNPWLPASDGYRHLAEVVAWNTAVHAAVHAELKLGRLPILLGGDHCLGIGSISAVARHCREQGKKLRVLWLDAHADFNTSLITPSGNIHGMPVACLCGHGPEPLVQIGGHVPAITPQSVRQIGIRSVDEGEKRFVHEMGLEVFDMRYIDEMGMRHTMELALAMMDSNTHLHVSFDVDFLDPDVAPGVGTTVRGGPTYREAQLCMEMIYDSGRLGSLDVMELNPALDVRNQTAEIAVDLIASLFGKSTLMRR, from the coding sequence ATGCCCATTCCAGTCAGCCTGATCGGCGCGCCGACCGACGTCGGCGCCGGTGCCCGCGGCGTGTCCATGGGGCCCGAGGCCCTGCGGGTGGCGGGTCTGCAGACCATGCTGGAGTCGATGGAGTGCCCGGTCTTCGACCGCGGCAACCTCAACGGCCCGCCCAACCCGTGGCTGCCGGCCAGCGACGGCTACCGCCACCTGGCCGAGGTGGTGGCCTGGAACACGGCGGTGCATGCGGCAGTGCATGCCGAGCTCAAGCTCGGCCGCCTGCCCATCCTGCTGGGGGGTGACCACTGCCTGGGCATCGGCTCGATCAGCGCCGTGGCGCGCCACTGCCGCGAGCAGGGCAAGAAGCTGCGGGTGCTGTGGCTCGACGCGCATGCCGACTTCAACACCAGCCTGATCACGCCGAGCGGCAACATCCACGGTATGCCGGTGGCTTGCCTGTGCGGCCACGGCCCCGAGCCGCTGGTGCAGATCGGCGGGCATGTGCCGGCCATCACGCCGCAGTCGGTGCGCCAGATCGGCATCCGCAGCGTGGACGAAGGCGAGAAGCGCTTCGTCCATGAAATGGGGCTGGAGGTGTTCGACATGCGCTACATCGACGAGATGGGCATGCGCCACACCATGGAGCTGGCGCTGGCCATGATGGACAGCAACACCCACCTGCATGTGAGCTTCGATGTCGACTTCCTCGACCCCGACGTGGCGCCCGGTGTCGGCACCACCGTGCGGGGCGGCCCGACCTACCGCGAGGCCCAGCTCTGCATGGAGATGATCTATGACAGCGGCCGCCTCGGCTCGCTCGACGTGATGGAGCTGAATCCGGCGCTGGACGTGCGCAACCAGACCGCCGAGATCGCGGTGGACCTGATCGCCAGCCTGTTCGGCAAGTCCACCCTGATGCGCCGCTGA